One window of the Penaeus monodon isolate SGIC_2016 chromosome 1, NSTDA_Pmon_1, whole genome shotgun sequence genome contains the following:
- the LOC119576385 gene encoding serine/threonine-protein kinase S6KL-like has protein sequence MKVLSKSQVCSLDAVSQVKQEVMIQHVCSHHPFVTPLVHYWQTRKLLLVMTEFVGYGELQQLWRSLGRLPENLVKIYLAQIALALDFLHNAFG, from the exons GTGTGCAGCTTAGATGCTGTCAGCCAAGTGAAACAAGAAGTTATGATTCAACATGTGTGCAGCCATCATCCCTTTGTCACACCCCTTGTCCATTATTGGCAGACTCGCAAGTTGCTGCTTGTTA TGACAGAATTTGTGGGATATGGCGAACTGCAGCAGCTGTGGCGATCCTTAGGCAGACTACCGGAAAACCTTGTCAAGATCTATTTGGCACAGATTGCACTTGCACTTG ACTTT cttcataatgcaTTCGGATAG